The following are from one region of the Salvelinus sp. IW2-2015 unplaced genomic scaffold, ASM291031v2 Un_scaffold3629, whole genome shotgun sequence genome:
- the LOC112076212 gene encoding LOW QUALITY PROTEIN: ras-related protein Rab-11A-like (The sequence of the model RefSeq protein was modified relative to this genomic sequence to represent the inferred CDS: inserted 3 bases in 2 codons) encodes MGNRDDEYDYLFKVVLIGDSGVGKSNLLSRSPXNEFNLESKSTIGVEFAXRSIQVDGKTVKAQIWDTAGQERYRAITSAYYRGAVGALLVYDIAKHLTYESVERWLKELRDHADTNIVIMLVGNKSDLRHLRAVPTDGARAFAEKNGLSFLETSALDSTNVETSFQTILTEIYRIVSQKQMSDRQDTKMSPSNNVVNIQVQPTENKPKMQCCQSIYKHHQYHLLPLTLTPTPNPLLKDCFGPMSEHS; translated from the exons ATGGGGAACAGAGATGACGAGTATGATTACTTGTTCAAAG TGGTGTTGATAGGAGACTCTGGTGTGGGGAAGAGTAACCTGTTGTCTCGTTCACC GAATGAGTTTAACCTGGAGAGTAAGAGCACCATCGGGGTGGAGTTTG ACCGCAGTATTCAGGTGGATGGGAAGACCGTGAAGGCTCAGATCTGGGACACAGCTGGCCAGGAGAGATACCGGGCTATTACATCAGC GTATTACCGTGGTGCCGTGGGGGCTCTTCTGGTCTATGACATCGCCAAGCACCTGACCTATGAAAGCGTGGAGCGTTGGCTGAAGGAGCTGAGAGACCATGCTGACACCAACATCGTTATTATGCTGGTCGGTAACAAGAGTGACCTGCGTCACCTCAGGGCTGTGCCTACCGATGGGGCACGGGCGTTCGCAG AGAAGAACGGTTTGTCTTTCCTGGAGACTTCAGCCCTGGATTCTACTAACGTGGAGACATCCTTCCAGACCATTCTGACTG AAATCTATCGCATCGTGTCTCAGAAACAGATGTCAGACCGGCAAGACACAAAAATGTCGCCGAGCAACAACGTGGTCAACATCCAGGTGCAGCCGACGGAGAATAAACcaaagatgcagtgttgtcagagcATCTACAAGCATCACCAGTACCACCTGCtacccctgaccctgaccccgACCCCAAACCCCCTTCTAAAAGACTGCTTTGGTCCGATGTCTGAACACAGC